In Perca fluviatilis chromosome 14, GENO_Pfluv_1.0, whole genome shotgun sequence, a genomic segment contains:
- the spata6l gene encoding spermatogenesis associated 6-like protein isoform X4 gives MQHVSCPGVHLPAKDDIYLSMCFMGQYHQSDCLPAVFPLLFHEKMKFEKIFRHAVDPGDIAVMLEYEMVTIELVQLIPPAADTLACFEEDARRFLFPEPKLVPSSSGVDREVLMTRAPHFPGIAPRLEFSTKTTITECPADALINIYPNVPMRPVMKRNRKASSRPRSSSPQRKQPQTLGRRQGGRAYRGRHGGTRSPSYISRSQSLSPVRADTQRLARLSLDSGTDWDTASTSQPMLPLWPGASRSAVFTKSSSPLTRSSSTVRYSPTGRSKTLSNGLVGGLPEDDSSSSETHDPLDHHQGPDPSGLWRSYREQARHSRSQSSSHREWEEVQERVRGLLTTPKAVRRLAYGATHSEVDRVLARRSISPGPP, from the exons ATGCAACAT GTGTCTTGTCCTGGAGTTCATCTGCCAGCCAAGGATGACATCTACCTCAGCATGTGCTTCATGGGCCAGTACCATCAGTCGGACTGTCTACCTGCCGTCTTTCCTCTGCTCTTTCATGAGAAAATGAAATTTGAGAAG ATTTTCAGGCATGCAGTTGACCCTGGAGACATCGCTGTAATGCTGGAGT ATGAGATGGTCACAATTGAACTGGTGCAGCTGATCCCTCCAG CGGCGGACACTCTGGCCTGCTTTGAAGAAGATGCTCGGCGTTTCTTATTCCCAGAGCCCAAACTGGTTCCCTCCTCCTCTGGAGTGGATCGAGAGGTTCTGATGACCCGAGCACCTCACTTTCCA GGTATCGCTCCACGGTTGGAGTTTTCCACCAAAACGACCATCACTGAGTGCCCTGCTGATGCTCTGATCAACATTTACCCCAATGTACCTATG AGGCCAGTGATGAAGAGGAACAGGAAAGCCTCGAGCAGACCCAGGAGCTCTTCTCCTCAGAGGAAACAACCTCAAACCCTTGGAAGGAGACAAGGCGGCAGGGCGTACAGGGGACGACACGGCGGCACCAGGTCACCATCATACATCTCCAGATCCCAGTCCCTGTCCCCTGTCAGAGCTGACACACAGCGCCTGGCCCGGCTCAGTCTGGACTCTGGAACTGACTGGGACACAGCTAGCACCTCCCAGCCT ATGCTGCCTTTGTGGCCTGGAGCCAGTCGCTCCGCTGTGTTTACCAAATCCTCTTCACCTTTGACCAGGTCTTCATCAACAG TGAGATATTCTCCAACTGGCAGAAGCAAAACCTTATCCAATGGTTTG GTTGGAGGGTTACCAGAAGACGACTCCAGCTCTTCAGAAACACATGACCCCCTTGACCACCACCAAGGTCCTGACCCCTCAGGGCTGTGGCGGTCTTATAGGGAACAGGCCAGGCACAGCAG GTCTCAGTCCAGCTCTCACAGAGAATGGGAAGAGGTCCAAGAGCGTGTTCGGGGACTCCTTACGACACCAAAAGCTGTACGCCGACTTGCCTAT GGGGCCACACACTCCGAGGTAGACAGGGTTTTAGCCAGGAGGTCCATCTCTCCAGGTCCACCGTGA
- the spata6l gene encoding spermatogenesis associated 6-like protein isoform X2, which translates to MVIKPFHYRQSYSPRLINCNDLRVSCPGVHLPAKDDIYLSMCFMGQYHQSDCLPAVFPLLFHEKMKFEKIFRHAVDPGDIAVMLEYEMVTIELVQLIPPAADTLACFEEDARRFLFPEPKLVPSSSGVDREVLMTRAPHFPGIAPRLEFSTKTTITECPADALINIYPNVPMRPVMKRNRKASSRPRSSSPQRKQPQTLGRRQGGRAYRGRHGGTRSPSYISRSQSLSPVRADTQRLARLSLDSGTDWDTASTSQPMLPLWPGASRSAVFTKSSSPLTRSSSTVRYSPTGRSKTLSNGLVGGLPEDDSSSSETHDPLDHHQGPDPSGLWRSYREQARHSRSQSSSHREWEEVQERVRGLLTTPKAVRRLAYGATHSEVDRVLARRSISPGPP; encoded by the exons ATGGTCATCAAGCCATTCCACTACAGGCAGAGTTACTCTCCACGGCTGATAAACTGCAATGATTTACGA GTGTCTTGTCCTGGAGTTCATCTGCCAGCCAAGGATGACATCTACCTCAGCATGTGCTTCATGGGCCAGTACCATCAGTCGGACTGTCTACCTGCCGTCTTTCCTCTGCTCTTTCATGAGAAAATGAAATTTGAGAAG ATTTTCAGGCATGCAGTTGACCCTGGAGACATCGCTGTAATGCTGGAGT ATGAGATGGTCACAATTGAACTGGTGCAGCTGATCCCTCCAG CGGCGGACACTCTGGCCTGCTTTGAAGAAGATGCTCGGCGTTTCTTATTCCCAGAGCCCAAACTGGTTCCCTCCTCCTCTGGAGTGGATCGAGAGGTTCTGATGACCCGAGCACCTCACTTTCCA GGTATCGCTCCACGGTTGGAGTTTTCCACCAAAACGACCATCACTGAGTGCCCTGCTGATGCTCTGATCAACATTTACCCCAATGTACCTATG AGGCCAGTGATGAAGAGGAACAGGAAAGCCTCGAGCAGACCCAGGAGCTCTTCTCCTCAGAGGAAACAACCTCAAACCCTTGGAAGGAGACAAGGCGGCAGGGCGTACAGGGGACGACACGGCGGCACCAGGTCACCATCATACATCTCCAGATCCCAGTCCCTGTCCCCTGTCAGAGCTGACACACAGCGCCTGGCCCGGCTCAGTCTGGACTCTGGAACTGACTGGGACACAGCTAGCACCTCCCAGCCT ATGCTGCCTTTGTGGCCTGGAGCCAGTCGCTCCGCTGTGTTTACCAAATCCTCTTCACCTTTGACCAGGTCTTCATCAACAG TGAGATATTCTCCAACTGGCAGAAGCAAAACCTTATCCAATGGTTTG GTTGGAGGGTTACCAGAAGACGACTCCAGCTCTTCAGAAACACATGACCCCCTTGACCACCACCAAGGTCCTGACCCCTCAGGGCTGTGGCGGTCTTATAGGGAACAGGCCAGGCACAGCAG GTCTCAGTCCAGCTCTCACAGAGAATGGGAAGAGGTCCAAGAGCGTGTTCGGGGACTCCTTACGACACCAAAAGCTGTACGCCGACTTGCCTAT GGGGCCACACACTCCGAGGTAGACAGGGTTTTAGCCAGGAGGTCCATCTCTCCAGGTCCACCGTGA
- the spata6l gene encoding spermatogenesis associated 6-like protein isoform X1 produces MDTQHTFPIAPATTPGSCSIHGNKVSCPGVHLPAKDDIYLSMCFMGQYHQSDCLPAVFPLLFHEKMKFEKIFRHAVDPGDIAVMLEYEMVTIELVQLIPPAADTLACFEEDARRFLFPEPKLVPSSSGVDREVLMTRAPHFPGIAPRLEFSTKTTITECPADALINIYPNVPMRPVMKRNRKASSRPRSSSPQRKQPQTLGRRQGGRAYRGRHGGTRSPSYISRSQSLSPVRADTQRLARLSLDSGTDWDTASTSQPMLPLWPGASRSAVFTKSSSPLTRSSSTVRYSPTGRSKTLSNGLVGGLPEDDSSSSETHDPLDHHQGPDPSGLWRSYREQARHSRSQSSSHREWEEVQERVRGLLTTPKAVRRLAYGATHSEVDRVLARRSISPGPP; encoded by the exons GTGTCTTGTCCTGGAGTTCATCTGCCAGCCAAGGATGACATCTACCTCAGCATGTGCTTCATGGGCCAGTACCATCAGTCGGACTGTCTACCTGCCGTCTTTCCTCTGCTCTTTCATGAGAAAATGAAATTTGAGAAG ATTTTCAGGCATGCAGTTGACCCTGGAGACATCGCTGTAATGCTGGAGT ATGAGATGGTCACAATTGAACTGGTGCAGCTGATCCCTCCAG CGGCGGACACTCTGGCCTGCTTTGAAGAAGATGCTCGGCGTTTCTTATTCCCAGAGCCCAAACTGGTTCCCTCCTCCTCTGGAGTGGATCGAGAGGTTCTGATGACCCGAGCACCTCACTTTCCA GGTATCGCTCCACGGTTGGAGTTTTCCACCAAAACGACCATCACTGAGTGCCCTGCTGATGCTCTGATCAACATTTACCCCAATGTACCTATG AGGCCAGTGATGAAGAGGAACAGGAAAGCCTCGAGCAGACCCAGGAGCTCTTCTCCTCAGAGGAAACAACCTCAAACCCTTGGAAGGAGACAAGGCGGCAGGGCGTACAGGGGACGACACGGCGGCACCAGGTCACCATCATACATCTCCAGATCCCAGTCCCTGTCCCCTGTCAGAGCTGACACACAGCGCCTGGCCCGGCTCAGTCTGGACTCTGGAACTGACTGGGACACAGCTAGCACCTCCCAGCCT ATGCTGCCTTTGTGGCCTGGAGCCAGTCGCTCCGCTGTGTTTACCAAATCCTCTTCACCTTTGACCAGGTCTTCATCAACAG TGAGATATTCTCCAACTGGCAGAAGCAAAACCTTATCCAATGGTTTG GTTGGAGGGTTACCAGAAGACGACTCCAGCTCTTCAGAAACACATGACCCCCTTGACCACCACCAAGGTCCTGACCCCTCAGGGCTGTGGCGGTCTTATAGGGAACAGGCCAGGCACAGCAG GTCTCAGTCCAGCTCTCACAGAGAATGGGAAGAGGTCCAAGAGCGTGTTCGGGGACTCCTTACGACACCAAAAGCTGTACGCCGACTTGCCTAT GGGGCCACACACTCCGAGGTAGACAGGGTTTTAGCCAGGAGGTCCATCTCTCCAGGTCCACCGTGA
- the spata6l gene encoding spermatogenesis associated 6-like protein isoform X3, translating to MSRKALKVVVELKFRAVSCPGVHLPAKDDIYLSMCFMGQYHQSDCLPAVFPLLFHEKMKFEKIFRHAVDPGDIAVMLEYEMVTIELVQLIPPAADTLACFEEDARRFLFPEPKLVPSSSGVDREVLMTRAPHFPGIAPRLEFSTKTTITECPADALINIYPNVPMRPVMKRNRKASSRPRSSSPQRKQPQTLGRRQGGRAYRGRHGGTRSPSYISRSQSLSPVRADTQRLARLSLDSGTDWDTASTSQPMLPLWPGASRSAVFTKSSSPLTRSSSTVRYSPTGRSKTLSNGLVGGLPEDDSSSSETHDPLDHHQGPDPSGLWRSYREQARHSRSQSSSHREWEEVQERVRGLLTTPKAVRRLAYGATHSEVDRVLARRSISPGPP from the exons GTGTCTTGTCCTGGAGTTCATCTGCCAGCCAAGGATGACATCTACCTCAGCATGTGCTTCATGGGCCAGTACCATCAGTCGGACTGTCTACCTGCCGTCTTTCCTCTGCTCTTTCATGAGAAAATGAAATTTGAGAAG ATTTTCAGGCATGCAGTTGACCCTGGAGACATCGCTGTAATGCTGGAGT ATGAGATGGTCACAATTGAACTGGTGCAGCTGATCCCTCCAG CGGCGGACACTCTGGCCTGCTTTGAAGAAGATGCTCGGCGTTTCTTATTCCCAGAGCCCAAACTGGTTCCCTCCTCCTCTGGAGTGGATCGAGAGGTTCTGATGACCCGAGCACCTCACTTTCCA GGTATCGCTCCACGGTTGGAGTTTTCCACCAAAACGACCATCACTGAGTGCCCTGCTGATGCTCTGATCAACATTTACCCCAATGTACCTATG AGGCCAGTGATGAAGAGGAACAGGAAAGCCTCGAGCAGACCCAGGAGCTCTTCTCCTCAGAGGAAACAACCTCAAACCCTTGGAAGGAGACAAGGCGGCAGGGCGTACAGGGGACGACACGGCGGCACCAGGTCACCATCATACATCTCCAGATCCCAGTCCCTGTCCCCTGTCAGAGCTGACACACAGCGCCTGGCCCGGCTCAGTCTGGACTCTGGAACTGACTGGGACACAGCTAGCACCTCCCAGCCT ATGCTGCCTTTGTGGCCTGGAGCCAGTCGCTCCGCTGTGTTTACCAAATCCTCTTCACCTTTGACCAGGTCTTCATCAACAG TGAGATATTCTCCAACTGGCAGAAGCAAAACCTTATCCAATGGTTTG GTTGGAGGGTTACCAGAAGACGACTCCAGCTCTTCAGAAACACATGACCCCCTTGACCACCACCAAGGTCCTGACCCCTCAGGGCTGTGGCGGTCTTATAGGGAACAGGCCAGGCACAGCAG GTCTCAGTCCAGCTCTCACAGAGAATGGGAAGAGGTCCAAGAGCGTGTTCGGGGACTCCTTACGACACCAAAAGCTGTACGCCGACTTGCCTAT GGGGCCACACACTCCGAGGTAGACAGGGTTTTAGCCAGGAGGTCCATCTCTCCAGGTCCACCGTGA